A region of the Nocardia nova SH22a genome:
GTGCCCCGGGCCACCACCCACGCGCTGGTGGGGGAGTCCGGCTCCGGGAAGTCGACGATCGGGCGCATCATCATGCGGCTGGAACGTCCGGACAGCGGGCAGGTGCTGCTCGACGGCGCCGAGGTCACGGCCTCCGGGCGGCGGGAACTCAAACAGCTGCGCCGCAATCTGCAACTGGTGTACCAGAATCCGTTCACCTCGCTGGACCCCGCGCGCAGTATCGACTACCTCGTCGCCGAACCGCTGCTGCGGCATCGGATCGGCACCCGCGCCGAGCGGGCCGAGCGCGCGCGGGAACTGCTCGATCTGGTCGGCTTGGGCGGTAAGGCCGCGGCCGGACTGCGACCCGGGCGGCTGTCGGGCGGTCAGCGGCAGCGGGTGGCGATCGCGCGGGCGCTGGCGCTCGAACCGCGTCTGCTCATCCTCGACGAACCGACCTCGGCCCTGGACGTGTCGGTGCAGGCCCAGATCCTCGATCTCCTGGTCGAATTGCAGGAGCGGCTGGGACTGACCTATCTGTTCATCTCCCACGATCTCGGGGTCGTGCGGCAGTTCGCCGACACGGTGAGCGTCATCCGGCGCGGGCAGGTCGTGGAAGACGGCGCCACCCTCGACATCCTGGAGAATCCACGCGCCGACTACACCCGGCGGCTGGTCTCGGCCATCCCGCAGCCGTTCAGATCCGCTTCAACGACGGTGTAGTCGATCTGGCCGATCACAACCCTCGGCCCGGCTCCCGGACCGGCCTAGCCTGAGCGCACGCCTCGAGCGTCCGATTTGGCAAGCGCCCCGCGCCGCCACCTGAAATGAATCGAAACCTATGTCACACAGCAGAATTCATCGCCGTCTGGGCGCGCTGGCGCTCGCCCTGGTCACCGCGGCGGTGGTCGCCGGATGCGCCACTCCCGCCCGGCAGGTGGCCGCGAGCGACGACAATGCCACGCCCGTCCCGGGCGGGACGCTGCGCTTCGGCGTGCTCGACGCTCCGGCGAATCTCGATCCGCACTCGGGCAGCTCCTATCCGGAATCGCTGATCACCAGCAACATCACCGACAAACTCGTCTACCAGAATCCGCAGACCGGTGCGCTGGAGCCGTGGCTGGCCAGCTCGTGGCAGTACAACGACGCGCTCACCCAGTTCACCTTCCATCTGCGCGACGACGTGACCTTCAGCGACGGAACGAAATTCACCGCCGACTCGGTGAAGGAGAACTTCGATCTGCTCGGTCGCGGCGACCAGCGGCTGGGCATCGTTCCGGTGACCGCCTACTGGGTGGGCTATCAGGGCACCGAGGTGATCGACCCGACGACGGTGCGGGTGAGTTTCGATCGGCCGAGCGCCGGGTTTCTGCAGGCGCTGTCGCTGTACTTCTCGGGAATCGTGGCGCATTCGACGCTGGTTCTGCCGAAAGAGCAGCGCAGCCAGGCCCAGAACGTCGTCGGCACCGGGCCTTTCACCATCGCCCAGCACATCTATCAGCAGAAGACGGTTCTGAAGAAGCGCCCCGGCTATCACTGGGCCCCGGCCAGCCGCAAACACAACGGCGACGCCTACCTGGACGCCGTCGAGATCGACGTCATTCCCGAGGCCGGGGTGCGCACCGGTGCGCTGCGGTCGGGCACCGTCGACGCCATTCTCGACGTCAACAACACCGACGAGGCGCCGCTGCAGTCGCAGGGGTACCGCATTGTGCCGCAGCTCATTCCGGGCCGCGACATCTCGCTGGACTTCAAGACCGACCGCTTCCCGACAGACGACAAGGCCGTGCGGCAGGCGGTGCAGCTGGGCTGGAGCCGCGACGCACTCGTCAAGACGGTGCTGACGCCGAGTTACAAGGTGTCGAGTTCTGTGGTGTCGCAACGTGTTCCGGGCTACGTCGACTTCTCCGCGGATCTGCGGGAGGATCAGGGCAAGGCCGAACAGCTGCTCGAGGCCGACGGCTGGCACAAGGGCGCCGACGGCATCCGGGTCAAGGACGGGCGGCGCCTGCAGCTCGATCTGCTCGGCATCGACAATCTGGTCAACAACAAGCCCGCCTACCAGCTGATCCAGCAGGACCTGCGCAAGATCGGCATCGACCTGCAGCTCAACGTGCTGCCGATTCCGGACTACACCGCCGCCAGTACCCAGCAGGGCCGCTGGAACATCCAGGTCGCCAACCAGAGCCGCGCGGATATCTCGGTGCTCGAGCAGGTCTACTCGCCGCAGTACGGGAACATGGCCAAACTCGCGCCGGGAAGTCCGCAGGCGAACGAGGCGGCCGCGAAACTCAGCGCGCTCAGCAAGACCCTCGATCCCGCCCAGCGGGCGAAGGCCGCCGAGGAGGCGCAGCGGTATCTGCTCGACGAGCAGGTGCTCACCGTGCCGGTGTACAACCCCGCCCAGGTCACCGCCGCGAGCGCCAAGGTGCACAACATCGGCTACGAGGCGCAGTCGCGAAACGTGTTCTACGACACCTGGATCGAGCAGGGGTAGCGGCCGTGCTGCGCTATGTGGCCGCGAAACTCGCACAGGCCGTCTTCGTGGTGTGGGGCGCCTACACCGTCACCTTCGCACTGCTCTACGTACTGCCCTACGATGCGGTCGACGTCCTGTTCGACCCGGCCCAGGGCGATCTGATCACCGCGGGCGACAAGCAGAAGGCCCGGGTCTACTACGGCCTGGACCACTCGTTGTTCGGTCAGTACCTGCATCGTCTCGGACAGGCCGCACACGGTGATTTCGGCCGCTCCACCCGGACCGGGCAGGACGCGTGGACGATGATCAGCGGCGCCCTGCCGCAGACCGTGCTGATGGCGGTCACCGGCCTGGTCCTGGCGATCGTGCTGGCCACGGTGGTGGCGCTCGTGGCCGCGTACACGCGGTCGCGGTGGCTGGCCGAACTGTTCGCCACCCTGCCCGCGGCCGGGGTCTCGATTCCGGTGTTCCTGGTGGGACTGGCCGTGCTGCAACTGTTCTCGTTCCGGCTGGGCTGGTTCCCGCCGATCGGCAACGACGGCGCCGCCACACTGGTGCTACCGGCGGTGACGCTGGCGATCCCCGTGGCGGCGCCCATCGCGCGACTCCTGCTGGAGAACCTCGACAGCGGGATGCGCGCGGGCTATGTGACGGTCTCGCTGGCCAAAGGTGCGACCCGGCTGTGGGTGCTGGTGCGCGAGGTGCTGCGCAATGCCGCCCTGCCCGCCCTCACCATCGCCGGGGTCACCTTCGGAAATCTCCTGGCGGGTGCGGTGATCGTCGAAACCGTGTTCTCCCGTTCGGGTCTGGGCCGCCTGACCGAAACCGCGGTCCGGACCCAGGACGTCGCCGTGGTGCAGGCCGTAGTGGTCTTGGCCGCACTGATATTCGTGGTGGTGAACCTGATGGTCGACCTGGTGTACCCGGTGCTGGACCCGCGGTTGCGGTCCCGCCTCTACGCGCGGAGCGCGGCATGAGCGGGGTAGGGCCGGAGGCGAAAGCGGAGCATGACCGGGAAGATCTCGCGTTCGTGCTGGTCGAACCGGGCTCGAGCAGATCGGAACCGAGGGTGGCAGCGGAGGCGGCTACGGAGGTTTCCGGTGCGGGCGCGGGGAGCAGAGCATGAGCGGGCAGGGAGCGGTGCCGGAGGCGGCAGCACAGCGGGTCGAAGACAGTCTGCATGATCAGGGATCGGAGGCGGTGGTGCGGGGTGACCGCGCGGGCTCCCCGGTTGAGCACGGCCTGAGTGGATCAGGGGGCGGGACGAGGGGGCAGCGTCCATCCGTGTCGGTCGCGGGCAGTGCTCAGGTGGTAGTCGTGCTCGAAGATGACGAATACGGGCCGAATACGCGGCTGCGCACCAGGTTTCGCGGGATCGTGCGGTCGGCGCGCAGCCGTCCCGGACTGGTTGTCGCCTGGCTGGTGGTGGCGACGGTGGTGGGCTGGGCGGTGGCGCCGTCCTGGTTCACCGGGCACAGCGCGGTCGAGGGCGATCCGGATGCGGGATTCCTGCCGCCGTCGCTCGCCCATCCGTTCGGCACCGACCGGCTCGGACGAGATCTGCTGGCCCGCGCCATCTACGGGACCTCGACCACGCTGGGCGCGACCCTGCTCGCGGTCGCGATCGGCTTCCTCGTCGGGACTCTGATCGGATTGCTCAGCGGGATCATCGGTGGCCGGACCGACGGTGCGGTCATGCGCTGCGTCGACGTGCTGCTGTCGATTCCGGCGCTGCTGCTGGCGATGACCGTGGTCACCGCGCTCGGCTACGGCACCGTGAATATCGCAGTGGCGGTGGGGGTTTCGGCGGTGGCCTCGTTCGCGCGGGTGATGCGCTCACAGGTGCTGACCGTGGCGGGCAGCGACTTCGTGGCCGCCGCCTACGGCTCCGGGGCCGGATTCGTCCGGGTGGTGACGCGTCACGTGCTGCCCAACTCGATCCGGGCGGTGCTGTCGCTGGCGGCGCTCGAATGCGGTTCGGCGGTCCTCGCGGTCGCGGCACTGGGGTTCCTGGGCTACGGAGCGCCGCCGCCGCAGCCGGAATGGGGGCTGGCGGTTTCCGAGGGCCGGGACTTCCTGGCCACCTATCCGTGGATCGCCCTGTGCCCCGGCGTACTCATCGCCGTGGTGGTGCTGTCGGTGAACCGAATCGGACGCGCGTTGGGAGAACAACGATGACCACCACCGGACCACTGCTGCGGATCGATGATCTCACCGTGCGATACCGCGACGCCGCCGCACCCGCGGTATCGGGGCTGTCGCTCGAGGTCGCCGCGGGCGAATTCGTCTCGATCGTCGGCGAATCCGGCTCCGGGAAGAGCACCACCATCCACGCCGCGCTCCGGCTGCTGCCACCGGCGGCGCAGGTGCGGGCGCGGGCACTGGAGATCGGCGGCCAGGATGTATCGGGATGGAGCGATCGGCGGCTGGCTCGCGTGCGCGGCCCGGTGGTCGGCTTCGTGCCGCAGGACCCGGGGACCTCGCTCAATCCGGTGAAACCGGTGGGCAAACAGGTGCTCGAGGCGCTGCGGCTGCATCGCCGGGCCGACGCGGGCCGCGAATTGGCGGTCGAGAAGCTGGCGGCGGCGGGACTGGCCGCACCGGAGCGGGTGTATCGGCAGTATCCGCACGAACTGTCCGGCGGTATGAAACAGCGCGTGCTGATCGCGATCGCGTTGGCCAACGATCCGGCACTCCTGGTCGCCGACGAGCCCACCTCCGCCCTCGACGTTACCGTCCAGAAGCGAATCCTGGACCGGCTCACGGTATTACGCGAAGAACTGGGATTGGGTGTCCTGCTGGTCACCCACGATCTGGGCGTCGCCGCGGAACGGTCGGACCGGTTGCTGGTCATGCAGCACGGCCGCATCGTGGAACAGGGTGCGGCATCGGCGGTGCTGGCCGCACCGCGCCACGAGTACACCCGCCGACTGCTCGCCGCCGCGCCCGCCGCGCATTCCGGGCGGCTCGTGCCCTCGTCCGGGGTGACGGTGCGATCCGAGGCGGTCCCGGCCCAGCCGGTCCTGCGACTGGCCGAGGTGACGAAGAGTTTCGGCGGGGGAGTGCGGGCGGTGGACGAGGTGTCGCTCGCGGTGCGGGCGGGCACCACGCACGCGATCGTCGGCGAGTCGGGCGCCGGTAAATCCACGCTGGCCCGGCTCGTGGTCGGGCTCACGCGCCCGGAATCCGGTGCGGTGTGGCTGGAGGAGGTGCGGGTCGACGGCAAGGGGCGGCGGTCGCGGCCCTTGCGGCAGCAGATCCAGCTCGTCTACCAGAACCCTTACACCTCGCTCGATCCGCGCTTCGACATCGCCGCGATCATCGGTGAGCCGTTGCAGGCGTTCGGCCTGATCCGCGATCGCGCGGCGCGGCGCAAACGGGTGGCCGAGCTGCTCGACGCGGTGGCGCTCGACCGCGCTCACCTGCACCGGCGTCCGGCCGAACTGTCCGGCGGGCAGCGTCAGCGCGTCGCCGTCGCGCGGGCCCTGGCCGCCGAACCCCGCGTCCTCGTGCTCGACGAAGCCGTCTCCGCACTCGACGTGTCGGTGCAGGCGCAGATCCTGCAGCTACTGACCGATCTGCAGGCCGAACACGGCCTGACCTACCTGTTCATCACGCACGATCTCGGCGTGGTGCGCCTGATCGCCGACGACGTCACCGTCATGCGCGACGGCCGCGTGGTCGAAACCGGTTCGGTGGCACAGGTTTTCGAGTCACCGCGCGAGGAGTACACGCGCACCCTGCTGGCCGCGGTGCCCGGGGCGCGGATGCGGTTGCCGGTGCCCGCGTGAACACGGCAGCTGCACAGAATCGTTCTGATCGTAAGGATTTCCTCCACGGTTACCCGCTGGCGATGATGAACACCGGATGTCCCGCAGTCGAAGCGAGGGACCATGTACGACATTCGACGGCTGATCCTGCTCCGGGATCTGGCCGAACACACGACGATGACCGCGGTGTCGGAACTGCACGGCATCACCACCTCGGCGGTGTCGCAACAGTTGCGCATCCTCGAAGACGAGGTCGGCGTCGTGCTCACCCGGCGCGAGGGCCGGGTGCTGCGGCTGACCCACGCCGGACGCGTGCTGGTGGACCACACCTCCCGGATCGTGGCCGCCCTCGAGGAGGCCGAATCCGCGGTGAGCGCCACCGCGGAAGCGGTCAGCGGCGTGCTGACCGTCGCCACGTTCCGCACCGCTCAGGTACGGCTGGCACTGCCGCTGACCGTGCGACTACGTGCCGAGCACCCCGGATTGCGGGTGCAACTGCTGGACCTGCGGCCCGTGGACTCCGTGCCCGCGGTGCGGCAACAGGATGTCGACGTCGCCATCACCTACTCCTATTCGTTCCGCGCCCGGGATCTGCCGCTGGGCCTGGCCTCGGAGTATCTGTTCAGCGATCCGCTGGTGCTGCTGAGCCCGCCGGAATGGCGGGACCGCGTGCGCGAACAGGGCCTGGGCATCCTTCGCGACGCCGACTGGATCACCGCCTCGGACGGGGAACCGTCGGTGGCCTCGGTGCATTTCGCCTGCCGGGAGGCGGGATTCGCGCCGCGGATCGAACACCGCAGCGGCAGCTTCGAGGGCATGGCCGAGATGGTGGAGCACGGGCTCGGGGTGACGATCGTGCCCGAGATCTCGGTGGCCGACCGGCATGCCGGACTGGTCGCCTGCACGATCGACAACGGCATCCGGCACGTCGGCGTGACGTACCGGCAGGCATCGCTGGAACGGCCCGCGGTGGCCGCCGCGATCCGGGCGCTGCGCGCGATCGCGCAGCCATTGCGGCTGGCGTCGTGAATCTCCGGAAACTGTGACAGAAGGAGTTGCCGTGGCGCGACGCCAGATCCATCTGAACGTCAATATCCTCAACGCCGGAGTCTTCGGCGGGGCGTGGCGTTTCCCCGGGGCCGATCCGGAGGCGAGTTTCGGCCTGGAGCACTACGTGCGGATCGCCCGGACCGCCGAGGCGGGCAAGTTCGACGCGATCTTCCTCGCCGACGGTCCCGCACTCCGCGACGACATCCGGTTCCGCCCGTTCAACAGCCTGGAACCGTCGGTGATCCTGGCGGCGGTGGCGGCCGCGACCGAGCGGATCGGGCTCATCGCGACGTTGTCGTCGAGTTACAACGATCCCTACGACGTCGCGCGCCGCTTCGCCTCGCTGGATCTGCTCAGCGGCGGTCGCGCGGGCTGGAACGTGGTCACCGCCGCGGGCGCCGAATCGGCACGCAATTTCGGCTACGACGACGAATTCGACCACACCACGCGCTATCGCCGCGCGGCCGAATTCGTCGAGGTGGTGCGCAAACTCTGGAACAGCTGGGAGCCGGGCGCCCTGGTGGGGGACAAGGCCGCCCACCGATTCGCCGACGCGGATCGCATTCACCGCATCGACCATCGCGACGAATTCTTCGATGTGGCAGGGCCGTTGAACGTTCCCCGCTCTCCGCAGGGCGAGCCGGTGATCGTGCAGGCGGGCGCCTCGGAGGACGGCCGCGCACTGGCCGCCGCGGTCGGCGAGGTGATCTTCACGGCCGCGCAGACGGTGGCCGAGGCATCCGGCTATCGCCGTGATGTCGCCGCCCGGGCGCGCGCGGCCGGTCGCCCGCCCGGGAGCTTCCTGGTGCTGCCCGGATTGTCCACGGTGATCGGCGGAACCGAGCGTGAGGCGAACGAGCGCCGCGCGCTGCTGGACGAACTCGTCCCCACCGAATACGCCGTCGATCGGCTGGCCGGTCAACTCGGAGTGAAACCCGAACTGCTGCTGTTGGATTCACCGCTGCCGTTCGACCGGCTCCCCGATCCGCGGGCGGCGGGCGGCTCGCACACCTTCCACCGAGTGGCCGTCGACCTGGCCCGCCGCGAGAACCTGACCGTGCGGCAATTGCTGCGCCGCCTGGGCGGCGGCCTCGGCCACCGGATCGTCACCGGCACACCGGATCAGGTCGCCGACACCATCATCGAGTGGGTGGATGCCGGAGTGGCCGACGGCTTCAACCTGATGCCCGATGTGCTGCCCGGCGGCCTGGACGACTTCGTCACCGCCGTGGTGCCGATCCTGCAGCGCCGCGGTGTCTTTCGCACCGAATACACCGGCACCACCCTGCGCTCGCATCTCGGCCTGCCGATACCGGAACCGATCCGCACCCCGGAGGTGGCGCGATGACGCGCGAACTGCACTTCTTCGTCAATGTCGGCAGCTCCGGCTACCACCCCGCGGCCTGGCGCGAGGACGACCTGCCCGCCGACGCCTTCATCCGCCTGTCGCACTACCGCCGGGTGGCAGAGATCGCGGAGCGAGGAGCCCTGGACGGTCTGCTGTTCCCCGACATCCCCGTGCAGCAACCCTCCATCGCCCGCGCTCCGGCGGCCACCCTCGATCCGATCCTGCTCACCTCCGCCCTGGCGGTGAGTACCGAGCGGATCGGGTTGATCCCCACCGCCACAACGACTTTGAACCGGCCCTACAACCTGGCCCGCCGGATCCTGTCGCTGGACCACATCTCCGGCGGCCGGGCGGGCTGGAACGTGGTCACCACCTTCGCGCCCGATGCCGCCCGCAATTTCGGCATCCGGGAACTGCCCGAACGCGAGGAGCGCTACCGGCGCGCCGCCGAATACGTCGACCTGGCCATCCGGCTGTGGGACAGCTGGGAGGGCGACGCGATCATCGGCGATCAGGCCGCCGGGCGATTCGCTGATCCGGCCCGGGTGCACGCGGTCGACCACGACGGCGAGTTCTACCGGGTCGCCGGTCCGCTGAACGTGCCGCGCTCACCGCAAGGCCGCCCGGTTCTCGTGCAGGCCGGTGCCTCCGGCCCCGGCCGATCGTTCGCCGCGGCATGGGCCGAGGCGATCTACACCACCCATCTGAGCCTGGCCGGGGCACGCGAATTCGCCACCGAGATACGCTCGGCGGCAACCGCTTCCGGACGAGACCCGGATGCCGTCCGGATTCTGCCCGGACTGATCCCCGTCCTGGGATCGACCGAGGCCGAGGCGCGGGCGGGCTTCGACCGGTTGCAGCGGCGGCTGCATCCCGACAGCGATCCGGTTCGTGCGCTGGCCGCCTGGCTCGGACATCCCGACGAGGTCCTCGATCTCGACGCCCCACTGCCATCACGGCTGCTGACGCTGCCCGAAGGGCGGATCGGCCCGCAGGGCTTCTTCTATTCGCTGGCCCGCTACGCCACCGAAACCGGCCACACCGTGCGCCGCCTGCTGACCGAATTCCTCGGCGGCCACCGCGTCGTCGCCGGAACACCGGACGCGGTGG
Encoded here:
- a CDS encoding ABC transporter substrate-binding protein, with amino-acid sequence MSHSRIHRRLGALALALVTAAVVAGCATPARQVAASDDNATPVPGGTLRFGVLDAPANLDPHSGSSYPESLITSNITDKLVYQNPQTGALEPWLASSWQYNDALTQFTFHLRDDVTFSDGTKFTADSVKENFDLLGRGDQRLGIVPVTAYWVGYQGTEVIDPTTVRVSFDRPSAGFLQALSLYFSGIVAHSTLVLPKEQRSQAQNVVGTGPFTIAQHIYQQKTVLKKRPGYHWAPASRKHNGDAYLDAVEIDVIPEAGVRTGALRSGTVDAILDVNNTDEAPLQSQGYRIVPQLIPGRDISLDFKTDRFPTDDKAVRQAVQLGWSRDALVKTVLTPSYKVSSSVVSQRVPGYVDFSADLREDQGKAEQLLEADGWHKGADGIRVKDGRRLQLDLLGIDNLVNNKPAYQLIQQDLRKIGIDLQLNVLPIPDYTAASTQQGRWNIQVANQSRADISVLEQVYSPQYGNMAKLAPGSPQANEAAAKLSALSKTLDPAQRAKAAEEAQRYLLDEQVLTVPVYNPAQVTAASAKVHNIGYEAQSRNVFYDTWIEQG
- a CDS encoding ABC transporter permease, with the protein product MLRYVAAKLAQAVFVVWGAYTVTFALLYVLPYDAVDVLFDPAQGDLITAGDKQKARVYYGLDHSLFGQYLHRLGQAAHGDFGRSTRTGQDAWTMISGALPQTVLMAVTGLVLAIVLATVVALVAAYTRSRWLAELFATLPAAGVSIPVFLVGLAVLQLFSFRLGWFPPIGNDGAATLVLPAVTLAIPVAAPIARLLLENLDSGMRAGYVTVSLAKGATRLWVLVREVLRNAALPALTIAGVTFGNLLAGAVIVETVFSRSGLGRLTETAVRTQDVAVVQAVVVLAALIFVVVNLMVDLVYPVLDPRLRSRLYARSAA
- a CDS encoding ABC transporter permease, with protein sequence MSGQGAVPEAAAQRVEDSLHDQGSEAVVRGDRAGSPVEHGLSGSGGGTRGQRPSVSVAGSAQVVVVLEDDEYGPNTRLRTRFRGIVRSARSRPGLVVAWLVVATVVGWAVAPSWFTGHSAVEGDPDAGFLPPSLAHPFGTDRLGRDLLARAIYGTSTTLGATLLAVAIGFLVGTLIGLLSGIIGGRTDGAVMRCVDVLLSIPALLLAMTVVTALGYGTVNIAVAVGVSAVASFARVMRSQVLTVAGSDFVAAAYGSGAGFVRVVTRHVLPNSIRAVLSLAALECGSAVLAVAALGFLGYGAPPPQPEWGLAVSEGRDFLATYPWIALCPGVLIAVVVLSVNRIGRALGEQR
- a CDS encoding dipeptide ABC transporter ATP-binding protein, with the protein product MTTTGPLLRIDDLTVRYRDAAAPAVSGLSLEVAAGEFVSIVGESGSGKSTTIHAALRLLPPAAQVRARALEIGGQDVSGWSDRRLARVRGPVVGFVPQDPGTSLNPVKPVGKQVLEALRLHRRADAGRELAVEKLAAAGLAAPERVYRQYPHELSGGMKQRVLIAIALANDPALLVADEPTSALDVTVQKRILDRLTVLREELGLGVLLVTHDLGVAAERSDRLLVMQHGRIVEQGAASAVLAAPRHEYTRRLLAAAPAAHSGRLVPSSGVTVRSEAVPAQPVLRLAEVTKSFGGGVRAVDEVSLAVRAGTTHAIVGESGAGKSTLARLVVGLTRPESGAVWLEEVRVDGKGRRSRPLRQQIQLVYQNPYTSLDPRFDIAAIIGEPLQAFGLIRDRAARRKRVAELLDAVALDRAHLHRRPAELSGGQRQRVAVARALAAEPRVLVLDEAVSALDVSVQAQILQLLTDLQAEHGLTYLFITHDLGVVRLIADDVTVMRDGRVVETGSVAQVFESPREEYTRTLLAAVPGARMRLPVPA
- a CDS encoding LysR family transcriptional regulator, whose product is MYDIRRLILLRDLAEHTTMTAVSELHGITTSAVSQQLRILEDEVGVVLTRREGRVLRLTHAGRVLVDHTSRIVAALEEAESAVSATAEAVSGVLTVATFRTAQVRLALPLTVRLRAEHPGLRVQLLDLRPVDSVPAVRQQDVDVAITYSYSFRARDLPLGLASEYLFSDPLVLLSPPEWRDRVREQGLGILRDADWITASDGEPSVASVHFACREAGFAPRIEHRSGSFEGMAEMVEHGLGVTIVPEISVADRHAGLVACTIDNGIRHVGVTYRQASLERPAVAAAIRALRAIAQPLRLAS
- a CDS encoding LLM class flavin-dependent oxidoreductase, whose product is MARRQIHLNVNILNAGVFGGAWRFPGADPEASFGLEHYVRIARTAEAGKFDAIFLADGPALRDDIRFRPFNSLEPSVILAAVAAATERIGLIATLSSSYNDPYDVARRFASLDLLSGGRAGWNVVTAAGAESARNFGYDDEFDHTTRYRRAAEFVEVVRKLWNSWEPGALVGDKAAHRFADADRIHRIDHRDEFFDVAGPLNVPRSPQGEPVIVQAGASEDGRALAAAVGEVIFTAAQTVAEASGYRRDVAARARAAGRPPGSFLVLPGLSTVIGGTEREANERRALLDELVPTEYAVDRLAGQLGVKPELLLLDSPLPFDRLPDPRAAGGSHTFHRVAVDLARRENLTVRQLLRRLGGGLGHRIVTGTPDQVADTIIEWVDAGVADGFNLMPDVLPGGLDDFVTAVVPILQRRGVFRTEYTGTTLRSHLGLPIPEPIRTPEVAR
- a CDS encoding LLM class flavin-dependent oxidoreductase, with the protein product MTRELHFFVNVGSSGYHPAAWREDDLPADAFIRLSHYRRVAEIAERGALDGLLFPDIPVQQPSIARAPAATLDPILLTSALAVSTERIGLIPTATTTLNRPYNLARRILSLDHISGGRAGWNVVTTFAPDAARNFGIRELPEREERYRRAAEYVDLAIRLWDSWEGDAIIGDQAAGRFADPARVHAVDHDGEFYRVAGPLNVPRSPQGRPVLVQAGASGPGRSFAAAWAEAIYTTHLSLAGAREFATEIRSAATASGRDPDAVRILPGLIPVLGSTEAEARAGFDRLQRRLHPDSDPVRALAAWLGHPDEVLDLDAPLPSRLLTLPEGRIGPQGFFYSLARYATETGHTVRRLLTEFLGGHRVVAGTPDAVADHIEHWFRTGAVDGFTVIPAVLPASLADFVDQVVPLLRARGLFRREYTGSTLRHHLGLPEPSNSFAPALAATDRK